The following is a genomic window from Amycolatopsis sp. BJA-103.
GGGACGAGGAGATCGCAGACGGTGAACTCCAGGAACCCTTCGGGCTGCTCCACGCCATCCAGCGCGACCGGGCCGCAGCATCCAGCCCACTGCCCACAAATAAGAAGGCCACCCGCAATGAGGGTGGCCCTTGCTCGCCTTCAGGCATCGCGGTTCTACTTCGTAGCCTTCATTGAGGCACTTGTTCTAGTAAGACCTCTAGGGTAATGCTAAGGGGACTCGAACCCCTGACTCTCTCACTGCCAGTCAGGTTCAAGCAGGGCGCTGGCCTGCGGTTATCGAGAACCCGCTGGTTGGTGTAAGCAGCTCGGCTTCGTTCGACGCAGTTCGTTGCTGTTGTCAGCAGTTGTAACCGACGTCGTGCTCCAAAACTGCTCCAGGAAAACTAGTGTGAAAGTCTAAGGCAGCTATAGGACGAAAAGTTGGTGAGACCACCATCTTGGAGTTCAGCGCAGTCGCTCTAATGGGTCTGTTTACGCGCTGTCTACTTTAGCCTGCGAGGGGGACCGGTCGGTCGTCCATGACACAACGGGCCCACCGCTGCGGCCCGCGGATACTGTTGCCATCTCGAGGTACGTTGGCGGTTCGGCCTCCCGTTCCCATTCGTAGAGGGTGACTCGCAGCGTGTTGGAGGTGCGGCCAAGCATCACGGCTAAGGGGAAAGGGACGCGCATGAACAGGTGTATATGCCGACTTCCTGCGATTTCGCCGATGCGCTGGCGTAGTTCGGTGACAAGTGCGGGGGCTGCCTCGGCGGGGATGGGCTCGCGTTCCGCCACGGCGATCTCGACTGCGTGGGCGTAGGCGTGGCTCTTGGCGTAGTGACGGAAGCCTTTGTTGGGCGGTGCTGGTACGAGATCGAGGTACACGGCGACGGGGCCATCGGGGGGACCGTCGAGGGGAATCGCGCTCTGTACGAGCGGCACAGTCTGGGTTTCAGCTCCCGTCCATTCGGTCCCGTCTTGATCAGTGACTGTGACGGTCAACCCACTCGTGGTCGGTAATGCGGCCCCGAGCGCGAACGCCATGCTCAAGTGCGCGCCGCCAGTGATGTGCAGATGCTGAACGCCGGCCGACTGGACGATGCGTGGCAGGTCGCTGAGGAACGGCGCGAAGTCTTTCCAAGCGTCGGCGGGCGGCACGCTGGTATCGCGCAGGGGTGGGCGAGTCCGGGTCGCGAGCGGTGCCTTCCGAGTACCCAGGGCAGGGGCCCGGGTTTGGATGTCCAGATGGAGCCGATCGTCGACGGCGGCGCGGCGGACACGGCGGACTGCCATCTCGCTGGCCAGACGAGCGAGCCCTGCGTGGTCGAACACCGCGAACTGATCGAAGTCGCTCAGCGCCGCTGTCTCCTGGGGGAGCAGACGATCCGGGGCACCGTAGTCCAGTCGCCCGTCCGAGTCGGTGATGGTGTTCCCGATGGCGAAGGTGAAGGCAGAGTCAGCCTCTAGGCGAAGGAGATTCGGTAGTTCCAACTCTCGGACGAAACTCGAGTGCGCCATGTCTTTGGTGACGAGAAGTACGGCCCCGGACAGCCCTGAGTCGAGGGCTTCTTGCAATCGCCGCTGAAAGCGGCCCGGTGGTAGATGAGTCTGGTCATGCCACACGGGGACGCCGTGGGCGCGAAGTACCCACGCGGCGCGTTCTGCCAAAGCATCTCCGTCTGAGTGCCGGTAGCTGAGGAAGATCGGGTCAAGGTCGTGTATGTGAGTCATCTGCAACCTCCTGTGCAGGTCTGGGACAGATCAGGGATTGGCAGCGGGGCGGGCACCGCTGCGCGACGTTACTTCTGCGGCGAAGGTCGGACTCGTTTGAGTTTGGTGGCGATGGTGAGGAGGCGATCTTCGCGAACCGGGTGGTCAGGGAAACATCGAGGATGTGCCGGCGCTGCTCGTTGCCCGGACGGCTGAAGGTGACGTCCTGCGGTGACCGGTGTGGTGACCTTGGTAGAACTCGGCAGAGTGCTCAGCCCGGAATGGTGAACGCCGGTGTATAGCCGAGCCCGGCTCCGAGGTGTTCGTAGACCACTGTGGTGCGGGTTCGGTTCCAGCGATGACCGAGCAGGAGCGCGAGTCCTCCGGGACCCGCCAAGTACAGGTGTACTGCCTTGGCAATCGGCTGATCACCGAGTTCCGCTCGAACCAGGTTGCGTACCCTTTCTGCGTACGTCACGGCGTGCCTAGCGCCTTCGATGGAAGCGTCGTCGGGTCCGGCCGCTGGTATGACTGTCAGCAGGTGGTCGATCGGAACTTGGTTCGCCTGCAACCAGTTGACCACTTCGTCTGTCGGGTCGATGGTGGTGCCGACAGCGACCGCAAGCTCGTTTCCGAGCTTGATTGGCGTTCGCCTCAGGGTGGGCTGGCCCAGCGTGGCTTTGGCGGCGGCGGTCGACCAGATCTCGCCGCGTTGTAGATAGCGGAGCGTGTGCTGGCGCACCTGGGGCAGGGCGGTGCCGACGCGGAAGAACGTCGCTTGCCGCATGGAGCCGCGGACAACTGTGGATGTCCAGCCCTCATTTTCGATGGTGGCTGCGGCTGCGGCCAGTTCCCGGTCCATGGCATTCCAGCTATCCGTGTCGCGTGGGATCACACGTGCCCGAGGCTCGTCGCCGTCGTACATGTCGACCCAGTTCAGGGCAACTGTCGCCTCGTCGGCGTGTGGGTCGGTGTCGATGGCTTGGACGACTAGCAGCGCGGACGGTGCCTCTCTTTGCAGGTCGGCAACAGCTTGGTGGATGTCCTGTTCGCTGATCACCCGGGTGCCCCCGACGACCCAGCCGGTAACGGTGGTCAGCCCGTGCTGGAGTGCTAAATCGCTACCGTCCAGTCCGGCGGCGAGCATCAAGGTCCGAACGTGTTCTCGTTCTGCACTGATCGTACGACCGGTAATGAATTGTAGGTGACCGAGCATGTCGAGGAGTTCTTCGCGACTTGAGCCGACATGCTCTGCCCAATTGCCGATAGCCTTGCCCGCCTCGGATGTCTCCGCCGCGTGGGACGCGTAGGGGAGAAGGAGGTCGGTGCGGCCATCGGCGTGTCCCAGCAGAGGGTGGCTGCCGTCGAGGGCACGGTTGGTGATCAGCTGCATCGAATGCCCGTTGCCATGTCGGCCGAGCGTGACATGGCTGTTGTACAGCTTCTGCAGCAGGGACTTGCTCTTGCCGCCCCGTGGCGGAGTCGTGAGGTAGTCCTCATCGACGAGATCTGCTGGGTTGGTGGCCCACTTGACCTGTCCGTACAAATCGCCGCTGGCCGTTCGGCTCCGCAGGACGACATCGTCGACATTGCCTGCTCCGGTGATCTCGACTTCCACTTGGTTGAATCGGCTATCCGGCCCGATCACGCGCATCGCCGCGCCCCAGACGAAGAGGTCCTGGAAGCCGTCGCCGCCCCGGCGGACCCCCGAACTCGACGGTGCGCCGGCTGCCGGTCGAGAAGCGGTCATGTCGTTTCCCTCTCGGGTGAATCGGGGATTAGCCCACGGATGAGCGGGTGATTCGCGGACGC
Proteins encoded in this region:
- a CDS encoding SAVED domain-containing protein, with translation MTHIHDLDPIFLSYRHSDGDALAERAAWVLRAHGVPVWHDQTHLPPGRFQRRLQEALDSGLSGAVLLVTKDMAHSSFVRELELPNLLRLEADSAFTFAIGNTITDSDGRLDYGAPDRLLPQETAALSDFDQFAVFDHAGLARLASEMAVRRVRRAAVDDRLHLDIQTRAPALGTRKAPLATRTRPPLRDTSVPPADAWKDFAPFLSDLPRIVQSAGVQHLHITGGAHLSMAFALGAALPTTSGLTVTVTDQDGTEWTGAETQTVPLVQSAIPLDGPPDGPVAVYLDLVPAPPNKGFRHYAKSHAYAHAVEIAVAEREPIPAEAAPALVTELRQRIGEIAGSRHIHLFMRVPFPLAVMLGRTSNTLRVTLYEWEREAEPPTYLEMATVSAGRSGGPVVSWTTDRSPSQAKVDSA
- a CDS encoding SAVED domain-containing protein, with translation MTASRPAAGAPSSSGVRRGGDGFQDLFVWGAAMRVIGPDSRFNQVEVEITGAGNVDDVVLRSRTASGDLYGQVKWATNPADLVDEDYLTTPPRGGKSKSLLQKLYNSHVTLGRHGNGHSMQLITNRALDGSHPLLGHADGRTDLLLPYASHAAETSEAGKAIGNWAEHVGSSREELLDMLGHLQFITGRTISAEREHVRTLMLAAGLDGSDLALQHGLTTVTGWVVGGTRVISEQDIHQAVADLQREAPSALLVVQAIDTDPHADEATVALNWVDMYDGDEPRARVIPRDTDSWNAMDRELAAAAATIENEGWTSTVVRGSMRQATFFRVGTALPQVRQHTLRYLQRGEIWSTAAAKATLGQPTLRRTPIKLGNELAVAVGTTIDPTDEVVNWLQANQVPIDHLLTVIPAAGPDDASIEGARHAVTYAERVRNLVRAELGDQPIAKAVHLYLAGPGGLALLLGHRWNRTRTTVVYEHLGAGLGYTPAFTIPG